The following coding sequences lie in one Pseudomonas syringae CC1557 genomic window:
- a CDS encoding NADPH-dependent FMN reductase, producing MSQVHTIAVLVGSLRKDSINRKIALALAELAPASLKLNIVEIGDLPLYNEDIDGASPPPAYSTFREQLGAADGVLFVTPEYNRSVPGALKNAIDVGSRPYGKSAFSGKPGAVISASPGAVGGFGANHHLRQSLVFLDVLCLQQPEAYLGGAGSFFDEAGALSEKTRPFLQSFIDAFAAWVEKNAKA from the coding sequence ATGAGCCAGGTTCATACCATTGCCGTATTGGTCGGCAGTCTGCGAAAAGATTCCATCAACCGCAAGATCGCGCTTGCGCTGGCAGAGCTTGCACCTGCCAGCCTGAAATTGAACATCGTCGAGATCGGCGACCTGCCTTTGTACAACGAAGATATCGACGGCGCTTCGCCGCCACCTGCGTACAGCACCTTTCGCGAACAGCTCGGCGCTGCCGATGGCGTGTTGTTTGTAACCCCGGAATACAACCGCTCGGTGCCAGGCGCTTTGAAGAACGCCATCGATGTAGGCTCGCGTCCTTATGGCAAGAGCGCCTTCAGTGGCAAGCCGGGCGCGGTGATCAGTGCTTCGCCGGGCGCTGTCGGTGGCTTTGGCGCCAACCATCACTTGCGTCAGTCGCTGGTTTTCCTGGATGTGCTGTGCCTGCAACAACCTGAAGCCTACCTGGGCGGTGCCGGGAGCTTTTTCGATGAGGCTGGAGCGTTGTCCGAGAAAACCCGTCCCTTCCTGCAGTCGTTCATCGACGCTTTCGCTGCCTGGGTTGAAAAGAACGCCAAGGCTTGA
- a CDS encoding methyltransferase domain-containing protein — protein sequence MTDEAFAQADPEWLALIRAAREWLSGPLGQLLLEEERRVLEEELGRYFGGYLVHYGPSAESPPVAPQVQRNVRLGAPLPGVEIVCEEQAWPLSEHAADVVVLQHGLDFCMSPHGLLREAASSVRPGGHLLIIGINPWSTWGVRHVFARDALRKARCISPSRVADWLNLLGFALEKRRFGCYRPPLASAAWQSRLIGLESLGDGRQSPGGGFYLLVARKLVVGLRPVRQVRRDPIGKLIPMPMAKVSRTTLEP from the coding sequence ATGACCGATGAAGCGTTCGCTCAGGCTGATCCTGAGTGGCTTGCATTGATCCGGGCAGCCCGTGAATGGCTTTCAGGGCCACTGGGACAGCTTCTGCTTGAAGAGGAACGACGGGTTCTCGAGGAAGAACTCGGGCGTTATTTCGGTGGCTATCTGGTGCATTACGGACCTTCGGCAGAATCACCGCCGGTGGCTCCGCAAGTGCAACGCAATGTAAGGCTCGGCGCGCCGTTGCCGGGTGTCGAGATTGTCTGTGAAGAACAGGCCTGGCCACTGAGCGAGCACGCGGCCGATGTGGTGGTATTGCAGCACGGCCTGGATTTCTGCATGTCGCCCCACGGGTTGCTGCGCGAAGCCGCCAGCAGCGTGCGCCCCGGCGGGCATTTGCTGATCATCGGGATCAACCCCTGGAGCACCTGGGGTGTGCGGCACGTGTTTGCTCGCGATGCGCTGCGCAAGGCCCGCTGTATTTCGCCTTCGCGCGTCGCCGACTGGCTGAACCTGCTGGGCTTCGCGCTGGAGAAACGGCGCTTCGGATGCTATCGTCCGCCCCTTGCTTCAGCGGCATGGCAGTCTCGCCTGATAGGCCTCGAAAGCCTCGGCGACGGGCGTCAGAGCCCCGGCGGCGGCTTTTATCTTCTGGTGGCGCGCAAGCTGGTAGTAGGTCTGCGGCCTGTTCGTCAGGTGCGCCGCGACCCGATCGGCAAGCTGATTCCAATGCCGATGGCCAAGGTCAGTCGCACTACACTGGAGCCCTGA
- the gloB gene encoding hydroxyacylglutathione hydrolase, with translation MIQIHALPAFNDNYIWLLQDLSSHQCVVVDPGDAQPVLAWLAQNSEYRLTDILITHHHNDHVGGVAELKQLTQARVLGPATENIPARDVALADHDRLTVLGLEFAVHAVPGHTLGHIAFYHDDARTPLLFSGDTLFAAGCGRLFEGTPQQMHASLQRLAGLPDSTSVYCAHEYTLSNLRFAQAVEPENRDIAERLAEVTRLRAENRISLPSTLALEKRTNPFLRTHETSVKEKADERNGEQNTSQSAVFACLRAWKDKF, from the coding sequence ATGATACAGATTCACGCCCTCCCCGCTTTCAATGACAACTACATATGGTTGTTACAAGACCTTTCGAGCCATCAGTGTGTTGTGGTCGATCCGGGCGATGCGCAACCAGTGCTGGCATGGCTGGCGCAAAATTCCGAGTATCGACTCACTGATATTCTGATCACCCACCACCACAACGATCACGTCGGTGGCGTGGCAGAGCTCAAACAGCTGACTCAGGCGCGTGTCCTGGGTCCAGCTACGGAAAATATCCCGGCACGCGACGTCGCGCTGGCCGACCATGACCGGTTGACCGTACTCGGGCTGGAGTTCGCAGTGCACGCCGTACCAGGCCATACACTGGGCCACATTGCCTTCTATCATGACGACGCCAGGACGCCGCTGCTGTTCAGTGGCGACACCTTGTTTGCGGCGGGCTGCGGACGCCTGTTCGAAGGCACGCCGCAACAAATGCATGCTTCCCTGCAACGACTGGCCGGGTTGCCGGACAGCACGTCTGTCTATTGCGCGCACGAATACACGCTGAGCAATCTGCGCTTTGCGCAGGCTGTCGAACCGGAAAACCGTGACATTGCCGAACGACTCGCAGAAGTGACCCGGCTGCGTGCCGAAAACCGCATCAGCCTGCCTTCCACGCTGGCTCTGGAAAAACGCACAAACCCGTTCCTGCGTACCCATGAAACATCCGTTAAAGAAAAAGCGGACGAACGGAACGGCGAGCAAAACACCTCGCAAAGTGCGGTCTTTGCTTGCTTGAGGGCCTGGAAAGATAAGTTCTGA
- a CDS encoding extracellular solute-binding protein — translation MNRLHSLRVQAAALLLASLACAVQAAPQHAVTLYDEAPKYPADFKHFDYVNPDAPKGGTFRQAGFGGFDSLNPFINKGVPADDIGLIYDTLARASLDEPFSEYGLVAGKIEKAPDNSWVRFYLRPEARFHDGHPIRAEDVEFSFNTLMEHGSPMYKGYYADVDQVIVEDPLRVLFKFKHKGSREMPLILGQLPVLPKHFWADRDFSKGNLEFPLGSGPYKVADVKAGRSVRYERVEDYWAKDLPINKGFYNFDVLTTDYYRDNTVALEAGKAGQFDYWVETSAKNWATAYDTPAIRDGRLIKEELPNGNPTGMQGFVFNLRKPVFQDVRVREALTLLLDFEWTNKQLFNGAYSRTKSYFDNSEMASSGLPSAEELKVLEPLRGKIPDRVFTEPFQLPVTDGSGMIRPQQRRAFQLLQEAGWKVVNDKMVDAQGNPVKLEFLIAQTEFERILLPYKRNLSDLGIELVIRRADVSQYINRLRSRDYDMIVTGYPQSSSPGNEQRVYFDSSSADNPGSRNFMGLKDPAVDTLVNGLINADSRASLITYTKALDRVLLWGFYVVPNWHIKTWRVAYWNHIDHPKAKALSDIGLTTWWAKPDVKPVTVTPSDSDQAKPANAEQ, via the coding sequence ATGAACCGATTGCACTCCCTGCGCGTGCAGGCAGCCGCTCTGTTGCTGGCCAGTCTGGCCTGCGCGGTGCAGGCTGCGCCGCAGCATGCCGTGACGCTGTACGATGAAGCGCCGAAATACCCGGCCGACTTCAAGCATTTCGATTACGTGAACCCGGATGCGCCCAAGGGCGGTACGTTCCGGCAAGCCGGCTTCGGCGGCTTCGACAGCCTCAACCCGTTTATCAATAAAGGCGTGCCGGCGGACGACATTGGCCTGATCTACGACACCCTGGCTCGCGCAAGCCTGGACGAACCCTTCAGTGAGTACGGGCTGGTTGCCGGTAAAATCGAGAAAGCGCCGGATAATAGCTGGGTGCGTTTCTATCTGCGGCCCGAAGCGCGCTTCCATGACGGCCATCCAATCCGCGCCGAAGATGTCGAATTCAGCTTCAATACCCTGATGGAGCATGGCTCGCCCATGTACAAGGGCTACTACGCCGACGTCGATCAGGTCATCGTCGAAGACCCGCTGCGTGTGCTGTTCAAATTCAAGCACAAGGGCAGTCGGGAAATGCCGCTGATCCTTGGCCAGTTGCCGGTCCTGCCCAAGCATTTCTGGGCAGATCGTGATTTCAGCAAGGGCAATCTGGAATTTCCGCTGGGCAGCGGCCCGTACAAAGTGGCCGATGTGAAAGCGGGCCGCTCGGTGCGCTATGAGCGGGTCGAGGACTACTGGGCCAAGGACTTGCCCATCAACAAGGGTTTCTACAACTTTGATGTCCTGACCACTGACTATTACCGCGACAACACGGTTGCGCTGGAAGCAGGCAAAGCCGGCCAGTTCGATTACTGGGTGGAAACCAGCGCCAAGAACTGGGCAACGGCTTACGATACGCCCGCTATCAGAGACGGCCGGTTGATCAAGGAGGAACTGCCCAACGGCAATCCTACCGGCATGCAGGGTTTCGTTTTCAACTTGCGCAAACCGGTATTTCAGGACGTCCGGGTGCGCGAAGCACTGACCTTGCTGCTGGACTTCGAGTGGACCAACAAGCAGCTGTTCAATGGTGCCTACAGCCGCACCAAGAGTTATTTCGACAATTCGGAAATGGCCTCCAGCGGCTTGCCTTCCGCCGAGGAGCTGAAAGTTCTTGAGCCGTTGCGCGGCAAGATTCCGGACCGGGTGTTCACCGAACCCTTCCAGTTGCCGGTCACCGACGGCAGCGGAATGATCCGTCCGCAGCAGCGCCGCGCCTTCCAGCTGTTGCAGGAAGCAGGCTGGAAAGTCGTCAACGACAAGATGGTCGATGCTCAAGGCAACCCGGTGAAGCTGGAGTTCCTGATCGCCCAGACCGAGTTCGAGCGCATTCTGCTGCCCTACAAGCGCAACCTGAGCGATCTGGGTATCGAGCTGGTGATTCGCCGGGCGGACGTTTCGCAATACATCAACCGCCTGCGGTCGCGGGACTACGACATGATCGTCACTGGGTATCCGCAGTCCAGCTCGCCCGGCAACGAGCAGCGTGTGTACTTCGACTCATCCAGCGCCGATAACCCGGGCAGCCGCAACTTCATGGGCCTCAAGGATCCAGCGGTGGACACGCTGGTCAACGGCCTGATCAATGCCGACTCCCGGGCCAGCCTGATCACCTACACCAAAGCGCTTGATCGGGTATTGCTGTGGGGTTTCTATGTGGTTCCCAACTGGCACATCAAGACCTGGCGGGTGGCTTACTGGAACCACATAGACCATCCGAAAGCCAAAGCGCTGTCCGATATAGGCCTGACGACCTGGTGGGCGAAGCCGGACGTCAAGCCGGTGACGGTGACTCCATCAGACTCTGATCAGGCCAAGCCTGCGAACGCGGAGCAATAA
- a CDS encoding GNAT family N-acetyltransferase has translation MNMANPALSIRVADECFEDYILNSDFTFTVSGFLQARIGESVDSWPVERVEPYRKNYGIDSQEFTDHRDAASSSVMVAWLDGRAVGHIVMSTHWSGFAYIDELAVDDSARRHGVARSLLDVAQFWSRKRNLPGIVLETQNNNLAACHLYERCGYVVGGVDHMRYRGIDPHTRETAIFWYLIFPEA, from the coding sequence ATGAACATGGCTAATCCTGCCTTGAGCATTCGGGTCGCAGACGAATGCTTCGAGGACTACATACTCAACAGTGATTTCACCTTCACCGTGTCCGGGTTTTTGCAAGCGCGTATCGGTGAAAGTGTCGATTCGTGGCCGGTCGAACGTGTGGAGCCGTATCGCAAGAACTACGGCATCGACTCTCAGGAATTCACCGATCATCGCGACGCGGCTTCCAGCTCGGTCATGGTCGCCTGGCTGGATGGTCGTGCGGTCGGTCACATCGTCATGAGTACTCACTGGAGCGGCTTTGCCTACATTGACGAACTGGCCGTGGACGATTCGGCACGTCGCCATGGCGTCGCCCGTTCGCTGCTCGATGTCGCACAGTTCTGGAGTCGCAAGCGCAATCTGCCCGGTATCGTTCTGGAGACTCAGAACAACAACCTGGCGGCCTGTCATTTATATGAGCGTTGTGGCTACGTGGTAGGCGGGGTGGACCATATGCGCTATCGAGGCATTGATCCACACACTCGTGAAACCGCTATCTTCTGGTATCTGATCTTTCCCGAAGCCTGA
- a CDS encoding LysM peptidoglycan-binding domain-containing protein, whose product MSSSTSKPSHSDALTRLAQAMAVTASALLVGCQSTASVDSANSHRTPNLAAGIKQKPIFLSHKPTTPLAPPQDVWERMRQGFQLQQGNDQNPRIDQQRLWFANNPSFLENAGERGSLYMHYIVERLEERNMPLELALLPVIESAYNPMAVSRSQAVGLWQFIPSTGRYFNLRQTSFYDGRRDIQASTVAALDYLTRLHDMFNGDWLLALAAYNAGEGTVSRAIERNDKLNLPTDYWNLPLPQETRDYVPKLLALSQVVLSPEAYGVNLNPIANRPYFEVVELNKRVDLSKVASAADIDEDELIQLNPAYNKRLTIDGPQHLLVPTSKAQLLTASLSTMKQEELVAWQPYRVRRGDTLESLASRYQVTVSSLKGNNKLAGNRLKVGQSLSIPVRPGRETSQPVFEALASNDKPSRTRSYKVRSGDNLTTIAQANKVDVEDLQRWNKLSGKKLSIGQTLVMQDPGKAAGKVSNKAVASASAKDSDKKSMQYKIQKGDSMYLVAKRFNVEMQHLKRWNPRSGQALKPGQTLTVYLPH is encoded by the coding sequence ATGTCGTCATCTACCAGCAAGCCTTCACATTCGGACGCATTGACTCGGTTGGCTCAGGCCATGGCCGTCACCGCGAGTGCGCTTTTGGTCGGTTGCCAGAGCACCGCCAGCGTCGACTCCGCCAACAGCCACCGCACGCCGAACCTGGCCGCCGGAATCAAGCAAAAACCGATTTTCCTGAGCCACAAACCCACCACCCCGCTGGCCCCGCCGCAGGATGTCTGGGAGCGCATGCGCCAGGGCTTTCAATTACAGCAAGGCAACGATCAAAACCCGCGTATCGATCAACAGCGTCTGTGGTTCGCAAACAACCCGTCCTTTCTGGAAAACGCGGGCGAGCGCGGCAGCCTGTATATGCATTACATCGTAGAGCGCCTTGAAGAACGCAACATGCCGCTGGAGCTGGCCCTGCTTCCGGTGATCGAAAGCGCCTACAACCCGATGGCGGTTTCACGCAGCCAGGCCGTCGGCCTCTGGCAGTTCATCCCGTCTACCGGTCGCTACTTCAACCTGCGCCAAACCAGTTTTTATGACGGGCGCCGCGATATTCAGGCATCGACCGTTGCAGCACTGGATTACCTGACCCGCCTGCATGACATGTTCAACGGTGACTGGTTGCTGGCACTGGCAGCCTATAACGCGGGTGAAGGTACCGTCAGCCGCGCCATCGAGCGCAACGACAAGCTTAACCTGCCGACCGACTACTGGAACCTGCCGCTGCCGCAGGAAACCCGTGACTACGTGCCCAAGCTGTTGGCGCTGTCGCAGGTAGTGCTTTCGCCAGAGGCCTATGGTGTCAACCTCAACCCGATTGCCAATCGGCCTTATTTCGAAGTGGTCGAACTCAACAAGCGTGTCGACCTTTCCAAAGTGGCCAGCGCCGCCGACATCGACGAGGACGAGCTGATCCAGCTCAACCCCGCGTACAACAAGCGCCTGACCATTGATGGCCCCCAGCACCTGCTGGTACCCACTTCCAAGGCGCAACTGCTGACGGCCAGCCTGTCGACCATGAAGCAGGAAGAACTGGTTGCCTGGCAGCCTTACCGGGTGCGCAGAGGTGATACGCTCGAAAGTCTGGCCAGCCGTTATCAGGTTACGGTCAGCTCACTCAAGGGCAACAACAAACTGGCGGGCAATCGCCTGAAAGTCGGTCAGTCACTGAGCATTCCGGTCAGACCGGGGCGGGAAACTTCGCAACCGGTGTTTGAAGCACTGGCCAGCAACGACAAACCGTCACGCACTCGCAGCTACAAGGTCCGCAGTGGCGACAACCTGACCACCATCGCTCAGGCCAACAAGGTCGACGTCGAGGACCTTCAGCGCTGGAACAAGCTGTCCGGCAAAAAGCTCAGCATCGGCCAGACTCTGGTCATGCAGGACCCCGGCAAAGCTGCCGGCAAGGTCAGCAACAAGGCCGTCGCCAGCGCCAGCGCAAAGGACAGCGACAAGAAGTCCATGCAGTACAAGATCCAGAAAGGCGACTCCATGTACCTGGTCGCCAAGCGCTTCAACGTCGAGATGCAACATCTCAAGCGCTGGAATCCACGCAGTGGACAAGCCCTCAAACCCGGTCAGACCCTGACCGTCTACCTGCCGCATTGA
- a CDS encoding extracellular solute-binding protein, whose amino-acid sequence MIRPFLLIISLALSFCANAAITESHGYAQFGVLKYPASFTHFDWVNPEAPKGGTLRMMAFGTFDTLNPYTFKGSSPVSTGNFLQYGVNELNEPLMVGTGQYDPSGDEPTSSYGLIAQSVEYSENRSWVVFNLRPQARFHDGKPITAYDVAFSYRTLLKDGHPQYRTALQEVQRVDILNRHRIRFVFKRSGNPLLILRLGEMPVLPQHYWKDRDFKATTFEPPLGSGPYRITRVQPGRQLVFERVKDYWGKDLPVNRGKYNFDRVEVEFYRDSDVAFEAFKAGEFDIYIEHQAKNWSTGYNFPAVANGQVIKAQIPHRIPTQTQGLFMNTRRAAFADIRVREAMGLLFNFEWTNRTLFSDAYDRSTSYYPNSEFSATDLPTGAEWLLLAPYRDQLPASLFTQPFAPSKTDGGGIPRETLRKALKLLTDAGWTLTDHGLLNTDKQPLRFEILLVNPNLERILQPYIEDLRRMGIDAGVRTVDRAQYKQRLDRFDFDMILMTLQQTLSPGLEQWQYFHSSQATINGSKNYAGIANPVVDALLNKLLAAQTRDEQVAAARALDRVLLSQHYSIPNWYLNNHRLAYRNRFAMVTTPPYTLGLRAWWLKTLEKPR is encoded by the coding sequence GTGATACGTCCCTTCCTGCTCATCATCAGTCTGGCCTTGAGCTTCTGCGCCAACGCAGCCATAACCGAAAGCCATGGTTATGCGCAGTTTGGCGTCCTCAAGTACCCGGCCAGCTTCACTCATTTCGACTGGGTCAATCCCGAGGCGCCGAAAGGTGGCACCCTGAGAATGATGGCGTTCGGCACATTCGATACGCTCAACCCTTACACGTTCAAAGGCAGCAGCCCGGTTTCGACCGGAAACTTCCTGCAGTACGGCGTCAACGAACTCAACGAACCGCTGATGGTTGGCACCGGCCAGTACGACCCCTCAGGTGATGAACCGACCTCAAGTTACGGGCTGATCGCCCAGTCAGTGGAATACAGCGAAAACCGTAGCTGGGTGGTGTTCAACCTCCGTCCGCAGGCGCGCTTCCATGACGGCAAGCCGATCACGGCCTACGACGTGGCGTTTTCCTACCGCACGCTGCTCAAGGACGGTCACCCGCAATACCGCACAGCCTTGCAGGAAGTGCAGCGCGTCGACATCCTCAATCGGCATCGCATCCGTTTTGTTTTCAAGCGTTCCGGCAATCCGCTGCTGATTTTGCGCCTGGGCGAAATGCCGGTGCTGCCCCAGCATTACTGGAAAGACCGCGACTTCAAGGCCACCACTTTCGAACCGCCACTGGGCAGTGGCCCGTATCGCATTACCCGCGTGCAGCCAGGACGCCAACTGGTGTTCGAGCGCGTCAAGGATTACTGGGGCAAGGATTTGCCGGTCAATCGCGGCAAATACAATTTCGACCGCGTCGAGGTCGAGTTTTACCGCGACAGCGACGTCGCTTTCGAGGCGTTCAAGGCGGGCGAATTCGATATCTACATCGAGCATCAGGCGAAGAACTGGTCGACTGGCTACAATTTTCCGGCGGTCGCCAACGGCCAGGTGATCAAGGCACAAATCCCGCACCGCATACCAACCCAGACACAAGGGCTGTTCATGAACACCCGGCGCGCTGCATTCGCCGATATCCGGGTGCGCGAAGCCATGGGGCTGCTGTTCAACTTCGAATGGACCAACCGCACGCTGTTCAGTGACGCGTATGACCGCTCGACCAGCTATTACCCCAACAGCGAGTTTTCCGCGACCGATCTGCCGACCGGTGCGGAATGGCTGCTGCTGGCGCCTTACCGCGATCAACTGCCAGCCAGCCTGTTCACCCAGCCGTTCGCGCCATCGAAGACCGATGGCGGCGGCATTCCGCGCGAAACCCTGCGCAAGGCCCTCAAGCTGCTGACCGATGCAGGCTGGACGCTCACCGACCACGGCTTGCTCAATACTGACAAGCAGCCGCTGCGTTTCGAGATTCTGCTGGTCAACCCCAACCTTGAACGCATCCTGCAACCCTACATAGAAGACCTGCGACGCATGGGCATCGATGCTGGCGTACGCACGGTCGATCGCGCCCAGTACAAGCAGCGTCTGGACCGTTTCGACTTCGACATGATTCTCATGACCCTGCAGCAAACGCTAAGCCCCGGTCTTGAGCAGTGGCAGTACTTCCATTCCAGCCAGGCCACGATCAACGGCAGCAAGAACTATGCAGGCATTGCCAACCCGGTGGTCGATGCTCTGCTGAACAAATTGCTGGCCGCGCAGACCCGAGATGAGCAGGTCGCCGCTGCACGTGCGCTGGACCGCGTGCTGCTGTCCCAGCATTACAGCATTCCCAACTGGTACCTGAACAATCACCGGCTTGCCTATCGCAACCGATTCGCCATGGTCACTACCCCGCCCTACACACTGGGGCTGCGTGCGTGGTGGCTCAAGACTCTGGAGAAGCCCCGATGA
- the rnhA gene encoding ribonuclease HI yields the protein MSDSVELFTDGACKGNPGPGGWGALLVCKGVEKELWGGEANTTNNRMELTGAIRGLEELKRPCEVTLVTDSQYVMKGITEWMPNWKKRGWKTAAKEPVKNADLWQLLDEQVSRHTVKWQWVRGHIGHPGNERADQLANRGVDEVRGIKHG from the coding sequence ATGAGCGATAGCGTTGAACTCTTCACCGACGGCGCCTGCAAAGGTAACCCTGGCCCCGGTGGCTGGGGAGCCCTGCTGGTCTGCAAGGGGGTCGAGAAAGAACTGTGGGGCGGCGAAGCCAACACCACCAACAACCGCATGGAGCTTACCGGCGCCATTCGTGGCCTTGAAGAGCTCAAGCGTCCCTGCGAAGTCACGCTGGTCACCGACTCGCAGTACGTCATGAAAGGCATTACTGAATGGATGCCCAACTGGAAAAAGCGCGGCTGGAAAACCGCGGCCAAGGAACCGGTCAAGAATGCCGACCTCTGGCAACTGCTGGATGAGCAGGTCAGCCGCCACACCGTCAAATGGCAATGGGTGCGCGGTCATATCGGCCATCCCGGCAACGAGCGTGCCGACCAGTTGGCCAACCGTGGTGTCGACGAAGTGCGCGGTATCAAACACGGCTGA
- a CDS encoding acyl-CoA dehydrogenase family protein, with protein sequence MHDLELSEEQVMIRDMARDFARNEIAPYAQAWEKAGWIDDALVVKLGDLGLLGMVVPEQWGGTYIDYVAYALAVEEISAADAATGTLMSVHSSVGCGPILNFGTDEQKHTWLEKLASGRAIGCFCLTEPHAGSEAHNLRTRAELQGDEWVINGAKQFVSNGKRAELAIVFAVTDPQLGKKGLSAFLVPTENPGFTVDRSEHKMGIRASDTCAVTLNNCRIPAANLLGERGKGLAIALSNLEGGRIGIAAQALGIARAAFEAALAYARERVQFDKPIIEHQSIANLLADMHTRINAARLLTLHAARLRSAGQPCLSEASQAKLFASEMAEWVCSKAIQIHGGYGYLEDYPVERYYRDARITQIYEGSSEIQRLLIARELRHYLV encoded by the coding sequence GTGCACGATCTGGAACTGAGTGAAGAGCAGGTAATGATTCGCGACATGGCGCGCGACTTCGCCCGCAACGAAATCGCACCGTATGCCCAGGCTTGGGAAAAGGCCGGCTGGATCGACGACGCACTGGTTGTAAAGCTCGGCGACCTGGGCCTGCTGGGCATGGTGGTCCCGGAGCAATGGGGCGGCACTTACATCGACTACGTTGCCTATGCACTGGCGGTCGAGGAAATCTCCGCCGCCGACGCCGCCACCGGCACGCTGATGAGTGTCCACAGCTCGGTAGGCTGCGGGCCGATCCTCAACTTCGGGACCGACGAGCAGAAACACACCTGGCTGGAAAAACTCGCGAGCGGTCGTGCGATCGGCTGCTTCTGCCTGACAGAACCGCACGCGGGCTCCGAAGCCCATAACCTGAGGACTCGCGCCGAATTGCAGGGCGATGAGTGGGTCATCAATGGTGCCAAGCAGTTCGTCAGCAACGGCAAACGCGCCGAACTGGCCATCGTGTTTGCCGTGACTGACCCGCAACTGGGCAAAAAGGGCCTTTCGGCCTTTCTGGTGCCGACCGAGAACCCCGGTTTCACCGTCGACCGCAGCGAGCACAAAATGGGGATTCGCGCCTCTGACACCTGTGCAGTGACGTTGAATAACTGCCGTATTCCTGCTGCCAATCTATTGGGTGAACGTGGCAAAGGCCTGGCCATCGCCTTGTCGAATCTTGAAGGCGGACGGATCGGGATTGCCGCCCAGGCCCTCGGGATCGCCCGCGCCGCGTTCGAAGCAGCACTGGCGTATGCACGGGAACGGGTGCAATTCGACAAACCGATCATCGAACACCAGAGCATCGCCAACCTGCTGGCGGACATGCACACCCGGATCAACGCCGCTCGCCTGTTGACCCTGCATGCCGCGCGTCTGCGCAGTGCCGGACAACCCTGCCTGTCGGAAGCGTCTCAAGCCAAGCTGTTCGCTTCTGAAATGGCCGAGTGGGTGTGTTCCAAAGCGATCCAGATTCATGGCGGTTATGGCTATCTGGAGGACTACCCGGTCGAACGCTATTACCGCGACGCGCGTATTACCCAGATTTACGAAGGCTCAAGTGAAATCCAGCGCCTGCTGATCGCCCGGGAGCTGCGTCACTATCTGGTGTGA
- the dnaQ gene encoding DNA polymerase III subunit epsilon, with protein MSVQNLDNRSIVLDTETTGMPVTDGHRIIEIGCVELIGRRLTGRHFHVYLQPDRESDEGAIGVHGITNEFLVGKPRFAEVADEFFEFIKGAQLIIHNAAFDVGFINNEFALMGAHDKADITRHCSILDTLMMARERHPGQRNSLDALCKRYGVDNSGRELHGALLDSEILAEVYLSMTGGQTSLSLAGNASDGNGSGEGGSNRGSEIRRLPADRQPCRVIRASESELAEHEVRMSTIAKASGAPALWVQMLEAGAQASS; from the coding sequence ATGTCAGTGCAAAACCTGGATAACAGATCCATCGTGCTCGATACCGAGACCACCGGTATGCCGGTCACCGATGGCCACCGCATCATCGAGATCGGCTGTGTCGAGTTGATAGGCCGCCGCCTGACCGGGCGGCATTTTCACGTGTATCTGCAACCCGACCGTGAAAGTGACGAAGGCGCAATCGGTGTTCACGGTATCACCAACGAGTTTCTAGTCGGCAAACCCCGGTTTGCCGAAGTCGCCGATGAATTCTTCGAGTTCATCAAGGGCGCTCAGCTGATCATTCATAACGCGGCGTTCGACGTTGGTTTCATCAACAACGAATTCGCGTTGATGGGCGCGCACGACAAGGCAGACATCACCCGGCACTGCTCGATTCTCGACACGCTGATGATGGCCCGCGAACGCCATCCTGGACAGCGCAACAGTCTCGATGCGTTGTGCAAACGCTACGGCGTCGACAACTCGGGCCGTGAACTGCACGGCGCGTTGCTCGACTCCGAGATTCTGGCGGAAGTATATCTGTCCATGACGGGCGGGCAGACCAGCCTGTCGCTGGCCGGCAATGCGTCTGACGGCAATGGTTCGGGCGAGGGCGGCAGCAATCGTGGCAGTGAAATTCGCCGCTTGCCGGCTGATCGTCAGCCTTGCCGCGTCATTCGTGCCAGTGAAAGTGAACTGGCCGAGCATGAAGTCCGTATGAGCACCATTGCCAAGGCCTCCGGCGCACCTGCGCTATGGGTTCAGATGCTGGAAGCCGGGGCGCAGGCATCTTCCTGA